In Polynucleobacter ibericus, a genomic segment contains:
- a CDS encoding sulfite exporter TauE/SafE family protein, translating into MLLSDIAMLMLCGSISGFLAGLLGIGGGMILVPFMILVFNHQGFSQEVIVHMAIATGMATILFTTTSAIWAHHKHGSIDWKLVASLSPGLIIGSLIGGSEIFEALNTSWLSLFFAIFIVYTSIQMLLNKKPKPGRDLPGTAGLFSFGAFAGALASLVGAGGAFITVPFMLWCNVKPHVAMASSSGLGFPIAAAATVGYMYGSWGHPNLPSGSLGFVYLPAVVCIAVVSIFTAPLGAKMARKLDVAQLKRIFGVMLLMLAAFMFNESRKAFGY; encoded by the coding sequence ATGTTACTGAGTGATATCGCGATGTTGATGCTGTGCGGCAGCATCTCTGGCTTTTTAGCTGGCCTTCTTGGCATTGGTGGCGGCATGATTCTCGTACCATTCATGATCCTGGTTTTTAATCACCAAGGATTCAGTCAAGAAGTGATTGTTCACATGGCAATTGCTACCGGCATGGCTACTATTTTATTTACAACTACCTCGGCAATTTGGGCACACCACAAGCATGGTTCGATTGATTGGAAGCTGGTTGCCTCTTTAAGTCCCGGCCTAATCATTGGGAGCTTAATCGGTGGCAGCGAAATCTTTGAGGCCTTAAATACCTCCTGGCTCTCACTGTTCTTTGCCATCTTTATTGTTTACACATCCATACAGATGCTACTCAATAAAAAGCCAAAACCTGGCAGAGACCTACCCGGGACGGCCGGCCTATTTTCTTTTGGGGCATTTGCCGGAGCGCTTGCTAGCCTAGTTGGGGCTGGGGGCGCATTTATTACCGTGCCTTTTATGCTTTGGTGCAATGTAAAACCTCACGTTGCTATGGCTAGCTCGTCTGGCTTGGGCTTTCCGATTGCGGCGGCAGCAACTGTGGGCTATATGTATGGCAGTTGGGGGCACCCCAACCTACCATCGGGGTCATTAGGCTTTGTTTACTTACCCGCCGTGGTTTGTATCGCAGTAGTTAGTATATTTACAGCACCACTAGGCGCAAAAATGGCACGCAAATTAGACGTTGCGCAACTGAAGCGTATTTTCGGGGTGATGCTGTTAATGCTTGCAGCCTTCATGTTTAATGAAAGCCGCAAAGCGTTTGGATACTAA
- a CDS encoding malonate--CoA ligase, whose product MNLYSLLEKGFPKDKKACALETHDGLYYSWGDLEAATAKLANLLASLKLPKGARVAVQVEKSPEALFLYLATIRAGYVYLPLNTAYQSAEIQYFLENAEPAVVVCSSKNLSWVSKVAAKAGTKHVFTLDENRTGTLLERAGGLSDQFKTVPAKDDDLAAILYTSGTTGRSKGAMLTHKNLGSNAQVLQKFWGWKKGDVLLHALPIFHVHGLFVAAHGALINGSKMIWLPRLDTAQLLKHMPKSTVMMGVPTFYVRLLADKGFNKNVARNMRLFISGSAPLLTETFNSFKEVIGQPILERYGMSETVMLVSNPYKGKRVGGSVGLPLPGVQVRVVNEDNKPCKVDEIGGIQVKGPNIFKGYWRMPEKTAEEFTKDGWFKTGDVGRWGGDANGGKAPKEYLCIVGRSKDLIISGGYNVYPKEIESFIDDMPGVDESAVIGIPHPDFGEAVMAVVVPKAGAKLNAEAMIATLKTQIANFKIPKRVEIVADLPRNAMGKVQKNILRQQYTA is encoded by the coding sequence ATGAATTTATATTCACTATTGGAAAAAGGTTTTCCAAAAGATAAAAAAGCATGCGCTCTCGAGACGCATGATGGTCTCTATTACTCATGGGGTGACCTAGAGGCAGCAACTGCCAAGCTGGCAAATTTGCTTGCCAGTTTGAAGTTACCAAAGGGGGCGAGGGTTGCTGTTCAGGTTGAGAAATCACCTGAGGCCCTTTTCCTGTATTTGGCTACTATTCGCGCGGGCTATGTGTATTTACCCCTCAATACTGCTTACCAATCTGCAGAGATCCAGTACTTCTTGGAGAACGCAGAGCCAGCAGTCGTGGTTTGCAGTAGCAAGAATCTCTCTTGGGTTTCTAAGGTGGCAGCGAAGGCGGGCACTAAACATGTCTTTACCTTAGACGAGAACCGTACGGGTACTTTATTAGAGCGTGCAGGTGGCTTAAGCGATCAGTTCAAGACTGTACCCGCTAAAGATGATGACCTGGCAGCCATTCTGTATACATCAGGTACTACTGGACGCAGTAAAGGTGCCATGTTGACCCATAAAAACTTGGGTAGCAATGCACAGGTATTGCAAAAGTTTTGGGGTTGGAAGAAGGGCGATGTCTTATTGCATGCCTTACCGATTTTCCATGTGCATGGTTTATTTGTAGCTGCGCATGGCGCCTTGATCAATGGTAGCAAAATGATTTGGTTGCCACGCTTAGATACGGCGCAGTTGCTCAAGCATATGCCTAAGTCAACTGTGATGATGGGTGTTCCAACATTCTATGTACGCTTGTTGGCTGACAAGGGCTTTAATAAAAACGTAGCGCGTAATATGCGTTTGTTTATTTCTGGATCAGCGCCTCTGCTGACAGAAACATTTAACAGTTTCAAGGAAGTTATCGGTCAACCGATTCTTGAACGTTACGGCATGAGCGAGACGGTAATGTTGGTCTCAAACCCATATAAAGGTAAGCGGGTAGGTGGCTCTGTTGGCTTGCCTTTGCCGGGTGTACAGGTGCGTGTTGTGAACGAAGACAATAAGCCTTGCAAAGTAGATGAAATCGGCGGCATTCAGGTGAAGGGCCCCAATATATTTAAGGGCTACTGGCGCATGCCTGAGAAGACGGCTGAAGAGTTTACGAAAGACGGCTGGTTTAAGACGGGTGACGTAGGTCGTTGGGGTGGTGATGCCAATGGTGGCAAAGCTCCGAAAGAATATTTATGCATCGTGGGTCGTAGCAAAGACTTGATTATTTCTGGTGGCTACAACGTCTATCCAAAAGAAATCGAAAGCTTTATCGATGATATGCCTGGTGTAGATGAGAGTGCTGTCATTGGTATTCCGCACCCGGATTTTGGTGAGGCAGTGATGGCGGTAGTGGTGCCTAAAGCTGGGGCAAAGTTAAATGCTGAAGCAATGATTGCTACATTGAAAACGCAAATTGCGAACTTTAAGATTCCAAAACGTGTTGAGATTGTTGCTGATTTACCGCGCAATGCTATGGGTAAGGTGCAAAAGAATATTTTGCGCCAACAGTACACTGCCTAG
- a CDS encoding Bug family tripartite tricarboxylate transporter substrate binding protein encodes MFNQASLAAIIKRVAFLVCAAPLVVMAQEWPNKPVTFVVPFPAGGGTDAFARPLAAQLTKQLGKQFIIDNRGGAGGTLGASIASKAAPDGYTFFVGAAHHAIAPSMYPNLDYDIEKSFVPVAMIASPPQVIVVNPKNVQVKDLKEFIALLKKNPGKFNYASAGNGTTHHLAAEDFKMLTKTFITHIPYRGAGPAMQDLIAGQVDVEFDGLGSSAPQIKNGSIVALAVASQKRAPGFPNVPTAAEAGLVGYEVSTWYGLFAPKGTPQPIVDKMISEVQKALSTPEIKATWANNGSETPTLTGDAFGRFVSADIKRWAAVAKASGAKLD; translated from the coding sequence ATGTTTAATCAAGCAAGCCTTGCGGCCATCATCAAGAGAGTCGCTTTTTTAGTTTGTGCAGCACCCTTAGTAGTAATGGCGCAGGAATGGCCAAATAAGCCAGTTACGTTCGTAGTTCCGTTTCCAGCCGGTGGAGGAACGGATGCATTTGCTAGACCTTTAGCAGCGCAATTAACTAAGCAATTAGGCAAGCAATTTATTATTGATAACCGCGGTGGTGCTGGTGGCACTTTGGGCGCCTCTATTGCCTCTAAGGCTGCACCCGATGGCTACACCTTTTTTGTAGGTGCTGCGCATCATGCAATTGCGCCATCCATGTACCCCAATTTAGATTACGACATTGAGAAAAGCTTTGTCCCTGTTGCGATGATTGCAAGCCCACCTCAGGTGATCGTAGTAAATCCAAAGAACGTTCAAGTAAAAGACTTGAAGGAATTTATTGCACTCTTGAAGAAAAACCCAGGTAAGTTTAATTACGCTAGCGCTGGTAATGGCACTACTCACCATTTAGCTGCTGAAGATTTCAAGATGTTGACAAAGACTTTCATTACTCACATTCCTTATCGCGGCGCTGGGCCAGCAATGCAAGATCTTATAGCAGGTCAAGTAGATGTTGAATTTGATGGCCTTGGATCTTCGGCTCCTCAAATCAAAAATGGCTCTATCGTAGCCTTAGCAGTTGCTTCACAGAAGCGTGCCCCTGGATTTCCGAATGTACCTACAGCTGCTGAAGCAGGTTTAGTGGGTTATGAAGTTTCCACTTGGTATGGTTTATTTGCCCCTAAGGGCACTCCACAGCCTATCGTCGATAAGATGATTTCTGAAGTTCAAAAGGCGCTTTCCACTCCAGAGATCAAGGCCACTTGGGCAAACAACGGTTCTGAAACTCCAACTCTCACAGGGGATGCATTTGGCAGGTTTGTAAGTGCCGATATTAAGCGTTGGGCTGCTGTTGCCAAGGCCTCTGGCGCTAAGTTGGATTAA
- a CDS encoding malonyl-CoA decarboxylase, with protein MLEKLAKARNLSKANNAIKRLISERGESNAVSMADDVVNNYRKLTKDQHIPFFTYLFEKLNPQVDAVLKAAQNFSAEASARNYIYLQKVSESPRQELFRRLNRAGHGTAAVVQMRRDLLQLLDKKPELAAVDFDMRHLLSSWFNPGFLKMHRVDWKSPAEVLEKLIQHEAVHAIDGWDDLRRRLQPDRRCFAFFHPQLPSEPLIFVEVALLPEIPTVITPLVDKKAETVDQPSQYKVAVFYSISNCEPGLRGVSMGNFLIKRVAEQLHAEFPGLKTFVTLSPIPGFMDWVSAGANLGEDVPVERLKPNLRAARDQALATLKLDAQSWTEKLSAGWHPDLASPKEQDALLCLASIYLGLGSTGRNGNPVAKFHLGNGAKLHLVNWAGDLSRKGLRQSAGLMVNYLYDLGSVEENHEKFANGEIVYSRSVGKLMAP; from the coding sequence ATGCTAGAAAAGTTAGCAAAAGCTCGCAACCTATCGAAGGCAAATAACGCCATTAAGCGCTTGATTTCTGAGCGAGGCGAATCCAATGCCGTCAGCATGGCGGATGATGTAGTGAACAACTATCGCAAGTTGACTAAAGATCAGCACATTCCATTTTTTACTTACCTATTCGAGAAGTTAAACCCTCAAGTAGATGCCGTTCTTAAAGCGGCACAAAATTTTTCAGCCGAAGCTTCGGCGCGAAATTATATTTATCTGCAAAAAGTTTCTGAGTCCCCTCGGCAGGAACTATTTCGCCGCCTCAATCGTGCCGGTCATGGTACTGCTGCGGTAGTGCAAATGCGCCGCGACCTTTTGCAACTTCTGGACAAGAAGCCAGAGCTTGCTGCAGTGGACTTTGATATGCGTCATCTACTTTCATCTTGGTTTAATCCAGGATTTTTGAAGATGCATCGCGTTGATTGGAAATCTCCTGCTGAAGTTTTGGAAAAGCTTATTCAACATGAGGCGGTGCATGCCATTGATGGCTGGGACGATTTGCGTCGCCGCCTGCAGCCTGATCGTCGTTGCTTTGCGTTTTTTCATCCACAACTTCCCAGTGAGCCTTTAATCTTCGTTGAGGTAGCGCTATTGCCTGAGATCCCTACGGTGATTACTCCCTTGGTGGATAAGAAGGCGGAGACTGTAGATCAGCCATCTCAGTACAAAGTTGCTGTTTTCTATTCCATTAGTAACTGTGAGCCAGGTCTTCGCGGTGTCTCGATGGGCAACTTTTTGATTAAGCGCGTTGCTGAGCAATTGCATGCAGAGTTTCCGGGACTGAAAACTTTTGTTACCTTGTCACCGATCCCTGGATTTATGGATTGGGTATCTGCAGGCGCTAATTTGGGTGAGGACGTTCCAGTAGAAAGATTAAAGCCTAATTTAAGAGCAGCTCGTGATCAGGCTTTGGCCACCTTGAAATTAGATGCGCAATCTTGGACGGAAAAATTAAGTGCTGGATGGCATCCTGATTTAGCATCACCAAAAGAACAAGATGCACTACTTTGTTTGGCATCTATTTACCTTGGATTGGGTTCAACTGGACGCAATGGTAATCCGGTAGCTAAATTCCATTTGGGCAATGGCGCAAAACTTCATTTAGTGAACTGGGCTGGAGATTTATCGCGCAAAGGTTTGCGTCAGTCTGCCGGTTTAATGGTGAATTATCTCTACGACTTAGGTAGCGTGGAAGAGAATCATGAGAAATTTGCCAATGGAGAGATTGTCTATTCCAGGTCGGTAGGGAAGTTGATGGCACCCTAG
- a CDS encoding LysR family transcriptional regulator, protein MLNEELTLRKLEILCSFVRTGSLSKTAEELHLSSVSIHKALHSLESGIGCPLFVKEGRQLKALPAALYLAEESADLLGDVDRILKKTRAKSGVESGQIRLGSMYSLTANIIPRIIMGTKIRRPDLDIDLYLGSNEDLMKRLTEGSVDAVVIAVPAKDLPEGLQVVSLFEDQLFLASSKGAKPTQAEVDLSEYRHEKFLTLQDGFATTSGFYEAFQLAGFKPNVVMKVGDIFSLMNMVSGDLGRSLLPGRVKALMGNAIEFTPLLPKYQVIQRIGLMYLQANESNPNILALAAEARMLHRKNS, encoded by the coding sequence ATGTTGAATGAAGAGCTTACGCTACGCAAGCTAGAAATACTCTGCTCATTCGTTCGGACTGGAAGTCTTTCTAAAACAGCCGAAGAGTTGCATCTCAGTTCAGTCAGCATTCATAAGGCCCTCCACTCACTTGAGTCAGGAATTGGGTGTCCGCTTTTTGTGAAAGAAGGGCGCCAATTAAAGGCCCTACCTGCTGCCCTTTATTTAGCCGAAGAAAGCGCTGATTTATTGGGGGATGTAGATCGCATTCTCAAAAAGACCAGGGCTAAATCAGGTGTCGAGAGTGGACAGATTCGTCTAGGATCGATGTACTCATTGACTGCCAATATCATTCCACGAATCATCATGGGCACCAAAATTCGTAGGCCAGACCTAGATATTGATTTATATCTAGGTTCGAATGAAGATCTTATGAAGAGATTGACTGAGGGTAGTGTGGATGCGGTGGTAATCGCAGTCCCAGCAAAAGATCTCCCTGAAGGCTTACAGGTAGTGTCCCTTTTTGAGGACCAATTGTTTTTAGCTTCATCGAAAGGCGCTAAGCCCACTCAAGCTGAGGTCGACCTATCTGAATATCGACATGAAAAATTTCTGACCCTGCAAGATGGCTTTGCTACCACCTCAGGGTTTTATGAGGCTTTTCAGCTGGCTGGCTTTAAGCCTAATGTGGTCATGAAGGTTGGAGATATTTTCTCCCTCATGAACATGGTTTCGGGCGATTTAGGAAGATCTTTATTGCCCGGTAGGGTAAAAGCTTTAATGGGTAATGCGATTGAATTTACCCCTTTGCTACCAAAGTACCAGGTTATCCAAAGAATCGGCTTAATGTACCTTCAAGCTAATGAATCTAATCCCAATATATTGGCACTTGCAGCTGAAGCCCGCATGCTGCATCGCAAAAACTCCTGA
- the lgt gene encoding prolipoprotein diacylglyceryl transferase: MLIHPEFDPAAIRIGSFAIHWYGLMYLMAFAQFLLLGRLRIRSPRYQALGWTYKDLEDLLFAGVLGVVLGGRLGYILFYMPGFYLSHPLSILKIWEGGMSFHGGLLGVLLALYWFAKKRKTTFFVVSDLVAPLVPFGLAFGRLGNFINGELWGRPTDLPWAMIFPFVDSVPRHPSQIYQMLGEGVLLGIILWIYAGKPRRIGQVSGLFLLGYGICRFLSEYAREPDSFLGLLGLGLSMGQWLCVPMMVFGAYLMTTFKAKSQ, encoded by the coding sequence ATGTTGATTCATCCTGAGTTTGACCCTGCAGCAATTCGTATTGGTTCTTTTGCAATTCATTGGTATGGCTTGATGTATCTCATGGCCTTTGCTCAATTCTTGCTCTTAGGTCGCTTACGGATTCGCTCACCACGCTATCAAGCGCTCGGTTGGACTTATAAAGATCTGGAAGACTTGCTCTTTGCGGGCGTCCTTGGGGTAGTGTTGGGTGGTCGCCTGGGTTACATCCTGTTTTATATGCCTGGCTTTTACTTGTCTCACCCTTTAAGCATTCTCAAAATCTGGGAAGGCGGCATGTCTTTTCATGGGGGTTTGCTCGGAGTGCTGCTTGCACTGTATTGGTTTGCTAAAAAACGCAAAACCACTTTTTTTGTGGTGAGTGATTTGGTAGCGCCTTTAGTTCCATTTGGATTGGCTTTTGGTCGCTTAGGAAACTTTATCAATGGTGAGCTCTGGGGTAGGCCTACTGATTTACCTTGGGCCATGATTTTCCCATTCGTGGATTCAGTGCCGCGTCATCCATCGCAGATTTATCAAATGCTAGGTGAAGGTGTTTTGCTAGGAATTATTCTGTGGATCTATGCTGGCAAACCTAGAAGAATTGGTCAGGTTTCTGGGCTCTTCCTATTGGGTTACGGCATTTGCCGATTCTTGTCAGAGTATGCACGCGAACCAGATTCCTTTTTAGGTCTTCTGGGCTTGGGTTTATCTATGGGCCAGTGGTTATGCGTGCCCATGATGGTGTTTGGTGCCTATCTCATGACCACATTTAAAGCCAAGAGTCAGTAA
- a CDS encoding DNA polymerase III subunit chi: MARIDFHSNVSDKLEYACRLTRKIWSTTSEGEPVRNIVMVGEKADLQKLNELLWSFSGVDFLPHCFIDDEAAAETPIVLTDDFASSALNSIPHADVMIHLGIRMPADVPALVARFPRIVEVVTVNEAERLAGRERYKAYRDLGHELRNFDQSKS, encoded by the coding sequence ATGGCGCGAATTGATTTTCATAGCAATGTTTCCGATAAGCTGGAATACGCTTGTCGTTTAACCCGCAAGATATGGAGTACTACATCCGAGGGTGAGCCGGTGCGCAATATTGTGATGGTAGGCGAGAAAGCGGATCTACAAAAGTTAAATGAGCTACTTTGGTCCTTTAGTGGCGTTGATTTTTTACCCCACTGCTTTATAGATGATGAAGCTGCTGCCGAAACGCCCATAGTCCTCACAGATGATTTTGCTTCTTCGGCTCTAAATAGTATTCCCCATGCGGACGTCATGATTCATTTGGGAATACGTATGCCAGCAGACGTACCGGCCCTGGTAGCGCGCTTCCCCAGAATCGTTGAGGTAGTTACCGTCAATGAGGCAGAGCGCTTGGCAGGGCGCGAGCGCTACAAGGCCTATCGGGATCTTGGTCATGAGCTGCGTAACTTTGACCAATCCAAAAGTTAA
- a CDS encoding leucyl aminopeptidase has product MQFSTKIFPQADLQSLKLQKSSLKTLLSQSTDCVVLAYSKADLDSFSGVKSIKAKTGFLSELDLLLGGSVNHANIVGDLDSKQANVCMLRAERSWSSNGVKAKRVLLVSLGDVHLASERSLTTYSKVARAALKVLSGGSIGNALWFTPSFALAHQADFIAEEVRLTVQYAGDQAYRFGVRQPAMKFKAKDSADAFKHLIFAGNDACAKELKAAVEQGISMVEGMNLAKDLGNLPPNICTPTYLGKAAQGLSKKTNLKVEVLGLKQIEALGMGSFLSVAKGSDTPPQFIVMRHQGGKAGEAPIVLVGKGITFDTGGISLKPGEAMDEMKYDMCGAASVIGTMYSVALMNLKKNVIGVVPTCENMPSGRATRPGDIVKSMSGQTIEVLNTDAEGRLILCDALTYVERFKPAAVIDVATLTGACVIALGHVHSGLFSEDENLVNELTKAGHVSLDTVWRLPLDAAYHEQLKSNFADVANIGGRPAGSVTAACFLSRFTEKYKWAHLDIAGTAWKSGAAKGSTGRPVPLLVNFLLERK; this is encoded by the coding sequence ATCCAATTTAGTACCAAGATTTTCCCTCAAGCTGATCTGCAGAGCCTAAAACTCCAGAAATCTAGCCTCAAGACCTTGCTGAGCCAAAGCACCGACTGCGTAGTGTTGGCTTACTCGAAAGCGGATTTGGATAGCTTTTCAGGGGTTAAGAGTATTAAGGCAAAAACGGGCTTTTTATCGGAATTAGACCTACTGCTGGGAGGCTCGGTTAATCATGCCAATATCGTTGGAGATCTAGATTCCAAGCAGGCAAACGTCTGCATGTTGCGCGCAGAAAGATCTTGGTCTAGTAATGGCGTTAAAGCGAAAAGGGTGTTGCTTGTGAGTTTGGGTGATGTTCATCTTGCTAGCGAGCGTAGTTTAACGACCTATTCCAAGGTAGCTCGTGCAGCATTGAAGGTGTTGAGTGGTGGATCGATTGGGAATGCTCTTTGGTTTACTCCCAGCTTTGCGCTTGCACATCAAGCTGACTTCATTGCAGAAGAGGTACGCTTAACAGTTCAATATGCCGGCGATCAAGCTTATCGTTTTGGCGTACGTCAGCCTGCCATGAAATTCAAAGCAAAAGATAGTGCAGATGCATTTAAGCATTTGATATTTGCTGGTAATGATGCTTGCGCCAAGGAATTAAAGGCTGCTGTAGAGCAAGGTATATCTATGGTAGAGGGTATGAACTTGGCAAAGGATCTAGGCAATCTTCCGCCAAATATCTGTACGCCAACTTATTTAGGTAAGGCTGCACAGGGCTTAAGCAAGAAGACCAATCTCAAAGTTGAGGTACTGGGGCTTAAGCAGATTGAGGCTCTAGGTATGGGTTCATTCTTGTCTGTGGCCAAAGGATCCGATACGCCACCGCAATTTATTGTAATGCGCCATCAAGGCGGTAAGGCTGGAGAGGCACCGATTGTTCTGGTTGGTAAAGGTATTACTTTTGACACGGGTGGTATTTCATTAAAGCCAGGCGAAGCCATGGATGAAATGAAGTACGACATGTGTGGTGCGGCTTCAGTAATCGGTACGATGTACTCCGTTGCTTTGATGAATTTAAAAAAGAATGTGATTGGTGTAGTGCCTACTTGTGAAAATATGCCGTCAGGTAGAGCCACTCGTCCTGGCGATATCGTCAAGAGTATGTCTGGGCAAACCATTGAAGTTCTCAACACCGATGCAGAGGGACGCCTCATTCTATGTGATGCGCTTACTTATGTAGAGCGATTCAAGCCTGCAGCAGTCATCGACGTTGCTACCTTAACTGGCGCTTGTGTGATTGCCTTGGGTCATGTGCATAGCGGTTTATTCTCTGAGGATGAGAATTTAGTGAACGAACTCACTAAAGCGGGCCACGTTTCATTGGATACAGTGTGGCGTCTGCCTTTAGATGCCGCATATCATGAGCAACTCAAATCGAACTTTGCAGATGTTGCCAATATTGGTGGACGTCCCGCTGGTAGTGTGACCGCAGCTTGTTTCCTCTCTCGCTTTACTGAGAAGTACAAATGGGCTCACTTAGATATTGCTGGAACTGCATGGAAAAGTGGCGCTGCCAAAGGCTCTACTGGCCGACCAGTGCCGCTCTTAGTGAATTTCTTGCTTGAGCGTAAGTAA
- the lptF gene encoding LPS export ABC transporter permease LptF, translating into MIFNQALRRELSFTTGGVFLVLVTIMVTTLVIRILGYAANGAVNPEDALVLIALATLGYLAVLLTVSLFVATLIVLVRWYKDSEMIVWFASGLSITNLIRPILQFATPLIIVIALLALFVWPWANRESTLISQRFQQRDDVSMVSAGQFKESAKAERVFFIEELDVDKSEVKNIFVADSKNGRLSIAVSSTGYIQNSDGGEKSIVLNNGRRYEGQPTQPDFRILEFDEYSTKIRSKDALAPAPRDREKTVHELLNDPNPASINANRAELLWRVGLPLMALGLVLIAIPLAYVNPRLGNYTAMFYAVLIYLIYSNLLNLTQNFVSQGKVSVFTAIWPIHLLALLMAAVLIRNRINPSLKWWRRQLPAAVTRK; encoded by the coding sequence ATGATTTTTAACCAGGCCCTTCGCCGCGAACTCAGTTTTACGACTGGCGGGGTCTTTTTGGTTTTAGTCACCATTATGGTGACTACTTTGGTCATCCGAATCTTGGGTTATGCCGCCAACGGGGCTGTGAATCCAGAGGATGCCCTTGTTTTAATTGCCTTGGCTACCTTGGGATATCTTGCGGTTCTTTTGACAGTATCCCTATTTGTTGCAACCCTGATTGTTTTAGTTCGTTGGTATAAAGACTCTGAAATGATCGTTTGGTTTGCAAGCGGCTTAAGTATTACCAATCTCATTCGCCCCATTCTGCAATTTGCTACCCCCCTGATTATTGTCATCGCCCTGTTAGCGCTTTTCGTATGGCCATGGGCAAATCGTGAGTCAACATTAATTAGTCAACGCTTTCAGCAACGCGATGATGTATCCATGGTGAGCGCCGGACAATTTAAAGAATCTGCAAAAGCAGAACGTGTATTTTTTATTGAAGAGCTTGACGTTGATAAGAGTGAAGTGAAGAACATCTTTGTAGCTGATTCTAAGAATGGTCGACTAAGTATTGCCGTATCTTCTACTGGCTATATCCAAAACTCTGATGGTGGCGAGAAATCCATCGTACTCAATAACGGTAGGCGCTATGAGGGACAACCCACTCAGCCTGATTTTAGGATTCTAGAGTTTGATGAATACAGCACTAAGATCCGCAGTAAAGATGCTTTGGCACCAGCACCGCGTGATCGCGAAAAGACCGTCCATGAGCTTTTGAATGACCCCAACCCTGCATCAATTAATGCTAATCGTGCTGAGTTACTCTGGCGTGTTGGTCTACCATTAATGGCCTTAGGCCTAGTGCTAATTGCCATACCTCTTGCCTATGTGAACCCTCGTCTAGGCAATTACACTGCCATGTTCTACGCAGTCTTAATTTATCTGATTTACAGTAACTTACTTAACCTTACTCAGAATTTTGTTTCGCAAGGTAAGGTAAGTGTGTTTACTGCAATCTGGCCAATTCATCTACTTGCGCTCTTGATGGCAGCAGTCCTGATTCGCAATCGTATTAATCCTTCTCTGAAATGGTGGCGGCGTCAACTGCCTGCCGCAGTGACTCGCAAATGA
- the lptG gene encoding LPS export ABC transporter permease LptG → MKLLFPFIYERYLAKQIYAAFGFILFALVALFLFFDILSELGSVQGAYTLPLALLHVLLKAPSRISEIIPIAGLIGSIYVFAMLASQSEFTILRIAGLDVKRGLITLTKISIPLIVLTLIMSEWIGPYTEAKSDQIRMRAMGSAYSSQFRTGVWVKDRLRDEDGSGPVRPGVRYVNVGKVDKDNEIHNIRMYEFNDSYHLLSIRSAVSGQFDESGVWVLNDVTETRFKETKQSDPLNPVFSAKTFTHPILTLESEVTPQILSVLLISPEKMSIMSLGRFISHLRDNKQDAHRHSIAFWKKIIYPFTIFVMLTLALPFAYLKVRAGSVGIKVFGGIMLGMSFQLFNSLFSNVGLLGSWPALITALTPPLLYFLLALVGLRWVSKA, encoded by the coding sequence ATGAAATTACTTTTCCCCTTCATTTATGAGCGCTATTTAGCTAAGCAAATTTATGCTGCTTTTGGCTTCATCTTATTTGCTTTGGTTGCTTTGTTTTTGTTCTTTGATATCTTGAGTGAGCTCGGCTCCGTTCAAGGCGCCTACACACTGCCTCTGGCATTACTTCACGTTCTCTTAAAGGCCCCAAGCCGCATCTCTGAAATCATCCCCATTGCGGGCCTCATTGGCAGTATTTATGTGTTTGCCATGCTAGCAAGCCAGTCTGAGTTCACCATCTTACGTATCGCCGGGCTGGACGTTAAGCGGGGTTTAATCACCCTTACTAAGATTTCCATCCCCCTGATTGTGCTCACCCTCATCATGAGTGAATGGATTGGCCCGTATACCGAAGCTAAGTCTGATCAAATTCGCATGAGGGCAATGGGCTCTGCCTACTCATCCCAATTTAGAACTGGCGTCTGGGTCAAAGATCGCTTGCGTGATGAAGATGGTAGTGGTCCAGTTCGTCCTGGAGTGCGCTATGTCAACGTAGGAAAAGTCGATAAAGATAATGAGATTCACAATATCCGTATGTACGAGTTTAATGACTCCTACCACCTCCTCTCCATACGCAGCGCGGTCTCTGGACAGTTTGATGAAAGTGGTGTCTGGGTCTTAAATGATGTGACCGAAACTCGCTTCAAAGAAACCAAACAATCTGACCCACTCAATCCTGTTTTTTCTGCAAAAACTTTTACCCACCCAATTCTTACTTTAGAGTCTGAAGTCACGCCGCAAATTTTGAGCGTACTTTTAATCAGCCCAGAAAAAATGTCGATCATGAGCTTGGGTCGTTTCATTTCTCATCTACGTGATAACAAGCAAGATGCACATCGACATTCGATCGCCTTTTGGAAAAAAATCATTTACCCCTTCACTATTTTTGTGATGTTGACACTTGCCCTCCCCTTTGCCTATTTAAAAGTGCGGGCGGGTAGCGTTGGCATCAAGGTATTTGGGGGGATCATGCTCGGTATGAGTTTTCAGCTCTTTAATTCCCTATTCTCTAACGTGGGTCTGCTGGGATCGTGGCCCGCACTGATAACAGCCCTCACCCCGCCTTTGCTGTACTTCCTATTGGCGCTCGTGGGATTACGCTGGGTCTCCAAGGCTTAA